From a region of the Natator depressus isolate rNatDep1 chromosome 15, rNatDep2.hap1, whole genome shotgun sequence genome:
- the SCARB1 gene encoding scavenger receptor class B member 1 isoform X2, which translates to MAAPAGRRVPLALGLTGLVFALFGLVLFFVLPNVVRDQVIKNVRIDPNSIAFSMWKDVPVPFYLSAFFFEVMNPNEIRLGAKPVVNQRGPYVYREYRFKTNITFHDNGTVSFLEYRRFYFQPDLSHGMEEDYIVVPNILVMGAAVMLETLPQLLKVLISGALAGMGQGAFMNRTVGEIMWGYDDPLIDVLNNFVPGLIPFKGKFGLFVDFNNSNTGMFTVYTGATDINQIHIVDTWNGLKKLNYWQSDECNMINGTSGEMWPPFMTPSSSLEFYSPDACRSMKLVYEQSGVFKGVPTYRFVAPKTLFANGTDYPPNEGFCPCRESGIQNVSTCRMNAPVFISHPHFYNADPVLVEAVDGLHPNKEQHGLFLDVHPVTGIPMNCSIKLQLSLYMKKVSGISQTGQIKPVVLPILWFAESGAIEGSVLKQFYTNLVLIPSVLEYVQYICIGLGVALIVAAVVLEVKRQEKCFLFWSSNKKTKEANQALSEKPLTPVKGMVLQEASL; encoded by the exons AATGTGAGGATTGACCCCAATAGCATCGCCTTCAGTATGTGGAAAGACGTTCCTGTTCCTTTTTACCTGTCAGCCTTCTTCTTTGAGGTGATGAATCCAAACGAGATTCGTCTGGGAGCCAAGCCAGTGGTGAATCAGCGTGGGCCTTATGTTTACAG agagtACAGGTTTAAAACCAATATAACGTTCCATGATAATGGTACAGTTTCCTTCCTGGAATACCGGAGGTTTTACTTCCAGCCGGACCTGTCTCACGGGATGGAAGAGGATTACATTGTTGTGCCAAACATCCTTGTGATG GGGGCAGCTGTTATGCTGGAGACGTTACCTCAATTGTTGAAGGTGTTAATAAGTGGCGCACTGGCTGGCATGGGACAGGGCGCTTTTATGAACCGCACCGTGGGAGAGATCATGTGGGGCTATGACGACCCTCTTATAGACGTGCTGAACAATTTTGTCCCTGGTTTGATCCCTTTCAAGGGGAAGTTTGGCTTATTTGTGGAT TTTAACAACTCGAATACAGGAATGTTCACAGTGTATACAGGGGCCACAGACATCAATCAAATCCACATAGTGGATACATGGAATGgattaaaaaag TTGAATTACTGGCAGTCTGATGAGTGTAACATGATCAATGGGACTTCTGGAGAGATGTGGCCTCCTTTCATGACCCCTTCCTCTTCTCTAGAGTTTTATAGTCCTGATGCCTGCCG ATCCATGAAGCTAGTGTATGAGCAGTCTGGAGTATTTAAAGGGGTGCCAACCTATCGATTTGTGGCTCCGAAGACTTTATTTGCCAACGGAACAGATTATCCGCCAAATGAAGGCTTCTGCCCCTGCAGGGAATCTGGAATCCAGAATGTCAGCACCTGTCGAATGA ATGCACCAGTGTTCATATCCCACCCGCACTTCTACAATGCTGACCCTGTATTGGTGGAAGCCGTCGATGGATTACATCCCAATAAGGAGCAGCATGGGCTCTTCCTTGACGTTCATCCG GTCACAGGAATTCCAATGAACTGCTCCATCAAGCTGCAACTGAGTCTGTATATGAAGAAAGTCTCTGGCATAAG TCAAACGGGACAGATCAAGCCAGTTGTCTTGCCTATACTTTGGTTTGCAGAG AGCGGAGCCATTGAAGGTTCAGTCTTAAAGCAGTTCTACACCAACCTGGTACTGATCCCATCTGTGCTGGAGTACGTGCAATATATCTGCATCGGTCTGGGTGTCGCGTTGATTGTTGCTGCCGTTGTACTGGAGGTGAAGAGACAG gaaaaatgctttttattttggAGTAGCAATAAAAAGACTAAAGAGGCCAACCAGGCCTTGTCCGAAAAACCGCTGACTCCAGTTAAGGGGATGGTGCTGCAGGAAGCCAGCCTGTAG
- the SCARB1 gene encoding scavenger receptor class B member 1 isoform X3 produces MAAPAGRRVPLALGLTGLVFALFGLVLFFVLPNVVRDQVIKNVRIDPNSIAFSMWKDVPVPFYLSAFFFEVMNPNEIRLGAKPVVNQRGPYVYREYRFKTNITFHDNGTVSFLEYRRFYFQPDLSHGMEEDYIVVPNILVMGAAVMLETLPQLLKVLISGALAGMGQGAFMNRTVGEIMWGYDDPLIDVLNNFVPGLIPFKGKFGLFVDFNNSNTGMFTVYTGATDINQIHIVDTWNGLKKLNYWQSDECNMINGTSGEMWPPFMTPSSSLEFYSPDACRSMKLVYEQSGVFKGVPTYRFVAPKTLFANGTDYPPNEGFCPCRESGIQNVSTCRMNAPVFISHPHFYNADPVLVEAVDGLHPNKEQHGLFLDVHPVTGIPMNCSIKLQLSLYMKKVSGISQTGQIKPVVLPILWFAESGAIEGSVLKQFYTNLVLIPSVLEYVQYICIGLGVALIVAAVVLEVKRQCYLIQCKIADLLGKMS; encoded by the exons AATGTGAGGATTGACCCCAATAGCATCGCCTTCAGTATGTGGAAAGACGTTCCTGTTCCTTTTTACCTGTCAGCCTTCTTCTTTGAGGTGATGAATCCAAACGAGATTCGTCTGGGAGCCAAGCCAGTGGTGAATCAGCGTGGGCCTTATGTTTACAG agagtACAGGTTTAAAACCAATATAACGTTCCATGATAATGGTACAGTTTCCTTCCTGGAATACCGGAGGTTTTACTTCCAGCCGGACCTGTCTCACGGGATGGAAGAGGATTACATTGTTGTGCCAAACATCCTTGTGATG GGGGCAGCTGTTATGCTGGAGACGTTACCTCAATTGTTGAAGGTGTTAATAAGTGGCGCACTGGCTGGCATGGGACAGGGCGCTTTTATGAACCGCACCGTGGGAGAGATCATGTGGGGCTATGACGACCCTCTTATAGACGTGCTGAACAATTTTGTCCCTGGTTTGATCCCTTTCAAGGGGAAGTTTGGCTTATTTGTGGAT TTTAACAACTCGAATACAGGAATGTTCACAGTGTATACAGGGGCCACAGACATCAATCAAATCCACATAGTGGATACATGGAATGgattaaaaaag TTGAATTACTGGCAGTCTGATGAGTGTAACATGATCAATGGGACTTCTGGAGAGATGTGGCCTCCTTTCATGACCCCTTCCTCTTCTCTAGAGTTTTATAGTCCTGATGCCTGCCG ATCCATGAAGCTAGTGTATGAGCAGTCTGGAGTATTTAAAGGGGTGCCAACCTATCGATTTGTGGCTCCGAAGACTTTATTTGCCAACGGAACAGATTATCCGCCAAATGAAGGCTTCTGCCCCTGCAGGGAATCTGGAATCCAGAATGTCAGCACCTGTCGAATGA ATGCACCAGTGTTCATATCCCACCCGCACTTCTACAATGCTGACCCTGTATTGGTGGAAGCCGTCGATGGATTACATCCCAATAAGGAGCAGCATGGGCTCTTCCTTGACGTTCATCCG GTCACAGGAATTCCAATGAACTGCTCCATCAAGCTGCAACTGAGTCTGTATATGAAGAAAGTCTCTGGCATAAG TCAAACGGGACAGATCAAGCCAGTTGTCTTGCCTATACTTTGGTTTGCAGAG AGCGGAGCCATTGAAGGTTCAGTCTTAAAGCAGTTCTACACCAACCTGGTACTGATCCCATCTGTGCTGGAGTACGTGCAATATATCTGCATCGGTCTGGGTGTCGCGTTGATTGTTGCTGCCGTTGTACTGGAGGTGAAGAGACAG TGCTACTTAATCCAATGTAAGATTGCTGATCTTTTAGGTAAGATGTCATAG
- the SCARB1 gene encoding scavenger receptor class B member 1 isoform X1: MAAPAGRRVPLALGLTGLVFALFGLVLFFVLPNVVRDQVIKNVRIDPNSIAFSMWKDVPVPFYLSAFFFEVMNPNEIRLGAKPVVNQRGPYVYREYRFKTNITFHDNGTVSFLEYRRFYFQPDLSHGMEEDYIVVPNILVMGAAVMLETLPQLLKVLISGALAGMGQGAFMNRTVGEIMWGYDDPLIDVLNNFVPGLIPFKGKFGLFVDFNNSNTGMFTVYTGATDINQIHIVDTWNGLKKLNYWQSDECNMINGTSGEMWPPFMTPSSSLEFYSPDACRSMKLVYEQSGVFKGVPTYRFVAPKTLFANGTDYPPNEGFCPCRESGIQNVSTCRMNAPVFISHPHFYNADPVLVEAVDGLHPNKEQHGLFLDVHPVTGIPMNCSIKLQLSLYMKKVSGISQTGQIKPVVLPILWFAESGAIEGSVLKQFYTNLVLIPSVLEYVQYICIGLGVALIVAAVVLEVKRQRNAREKSPREPDPRTEPPQSSETTPLLQDDSKTNQNDAAEA, translated from the exons AATGTGAGGATTGACCCCAATAGCATCGCCTTCAGTATGTGGAAAGACGTTCCTGTTCCTTTTTACCTGTCAGCCTTCTTCTTTGAGGTGATGAATCCAAACGAGATTCGTCTGGGAGCCAAGCCAGTGGTGAATCAGCGTGGGCCTTATGTTTACAG agagtACAGGTTTAAAACCAATATAACGTTCCATGATAATGGTACAGTTTCCTTCCTGGAATACCGGAGGTTTTACTTCCAGCCGGACCTGTCTCACGGGATGGAAGAGGATTACATTGTTGTGCCAAACATCCTTGTGATG GGGGCAGCTGTTATGCTGGAGACGTTACCTCAATTGTTGAAGGTGTTAATAAGTGGCGCACTGGCTGGCATGGGACAGGGCGCTTTTATGAACCGCACCGTGGGAGAGATCATGTGGGGCTATGACGACCCTCTTATAGACGTGCTGAACAATTTTGTCCCTGGTTTGATCCCTTTCAAGGGGAAGTTTGGCTTATTTGTGGAT TTTAACAACTCGAATACAGGAATGTTCACAGTGTATACAGGGGCCACAGACATCAATCAAATCCACATAGTGGATACATGGAATGgattaaaaaag TTGAATTACTGGCAGTCTGATGAGTGTAACATGATCAATGGGACTTCTGGAGAGATGTGGCCTCCTTTCATGACCCCTTCCTCTTCTCTAGAGTTTTATAGTCCTGATGCCTGCCG ATCCATGAAGCTAGTGTATGAGCAGTCTGGAGTATTTAAAGGGGTGCCAACCTATCGATTTGTGGCTCCGAAGACTTTATTTGCCAACGGAACAGATTATCCGCCAAATGAAGGCTTCTGCCCCTGCAGGGAATCTGGAATCCAGAATGTCAGCACCTGTCGAATGA ATGCACCAGTGTTCATATCCCACCCGCACTTCTACAATGCTGACCCTGTATTGGTGGAAGCCGTCGATGGATTACATCCCAATAAGGAGCAGCATGGGCTCTTCCTTGACGTTCATCCG GTCACAGGAATTCCAATGAACTGCTCCATCAAGCTGCAACTGAGTCTGTATATGAAGAAAGTCTCTGGCATAAG TCAAACGGGACAGATCAAGCCAGTTGTCTTGCCTATACTTTGGTTTGCAGAG AGCGGAGCCATTGAAGGTTCAGTCTTAAAGCAGTTCTACACCAACCTGGTACTGATCCCATCTGTGCTGGAGTACGTGCAATATATCTGCATCGGTCTGGGTGTCGCGTTGATTGTTGCTGCCGTTGTACTGGAGGTGAAGAGACAG AGAAACGCCAGAGAGAAGAGCCCACGAGAGCCAGACCCACGGACTGAACCACCTCAGTCTTCCGAAACAACACCACTCCTTCAAGATGATAGTAAAACAAACCAGAATGATGCTGCTGAAGCCTGA
- the SCARB1 gene encoding scavenger receptor class B member 1 isoform X4, with protein sequence MAAPAGRRVPLALGLTGLVFALFGLVLFFVLPNVVRDQVIKNVRIDPNSIAFSMWKDVPVPFYLSAFFFEVMNPNEIRLGAKPVVNQRGPYVYREYRFKTNITFHDNGTVSFLEYRRFYFQPDLSHGMEEDYIVVPNILVMGAAVMLETLPQLLKVLISGALAGMGQGAFMNRTVGEIMWGYDDPLIDVLNNFVPGLIPFKGKFGLFVDLNYWQSDECNMINGTSGEMWPPFMTPSSSLEFYSPDACRSMKLVYEQSGVFKGVPTYRFVAPKTLFANGTDYPPNEGFCPCRESGIQNVSTCRMNAPVFISHPHFYNADPVLVEAVDGLHPNKEQHGLFLDVHPVTGIPMNCSIKLQLSLYMKKVSGISQTGQIKPVVLPILWFAESGAIEGSVLKQFYTNLVLIPSVLEYVQYICIGLGVALIVAAVVLEVKRQRNAREKSPREPDPRTEPPQSSETTPLLQDDSKTNQNDAAEA encoded by the exons AATGTGAGGATTGACCCCAATAGCATCGCCTTCAGTATGTGGAAAGACGTTCCTGTTCCTTTTTACCTGTCAGCCTTCTTCTTTGAGGTGATGAATCCAAACGAGATTCGTCTGGGAGCCAAGCCAGTGGTGAATCAGCGTGGGCCTTATGTTTACAG agagtACAGGTTTAAAACCAATATAACGTTCCATGATAATGGTACAGTTTCCTTCCTGGAATACCGGAGGTTTTACTTCCAGCCGGACCTGTCTCACGGGATGGAAGAGGATTACATTGTTGTGCCAAACATCCTTGTGATG GGGGCAGCTGTTATGCTGGAGACGTTACCTCAATTGTTGAAGGTGTTAATAAGTGGCGCACTGGCTGGCATGGGACAGGGCGCTTTTATGAACCGCACCGTGGGAGAGATCATGTGGGGCTATGACGACCCTCTTATAGACGTGCTGAACAATTTTGTCCCTGGTTTGATCCCTTTCAAGGGGAAGTTTGGCTTATTTGTGGAT TTGAATTACTGGCAGTCTGATGAGTGTAACATGATCAATGGGACTTCTGGAGAGATGTGGCCTCCTTTCATGACCCCTTCCTCTTCTCTAGAGTTTTATAGTCCTGATGCCTGCCG ATCCATGAAGCTAGTGTATGAGCAGTCTGGAGTATTTAAAGGGGTGCCAACCTATCGATTTGTGGCTCCGAAGACTTTATTTGCCAACGGAACAGATTATCCGCCAAATGAAGGCTTCTGCCCCTGCAGGGAATCTGGAATCCAGAATGTCAGCACCTGTCGAATGA ATGCACCAGTGTTCATATCCCACCCGCACTTCTACAATGCTGACCCTGTATTGGTGGAAGCCGTCGATGGATTACATCCCAATAAGGAGCAGCATGGGCTCTTCCTTGACGTTCATCCG GTCACAGGAATTCCAATGAACTGCTCCATCAAGCTGCAACTGAGTCTGTATATGAAGAAAGTCTCTGGCATAAG TCAAACGGGACAGATCAAGCCAGTTGTCTTGCCTATACTTTGGTTTGCAGAG AGCGGAGCCATTGAAGGTTCAGTCTTAAAGCAGTTCTACACCAACCTGGTACTGATCCCATCTGTGCTGGAGTACGTGCAATATATCTGCATCGGTCTGGGTGTCGCGTTGATTGTTGCTGCCGTTGTACTGGAGGTGAAGAGACAG AGAAACGCCAGAGAGAAGAGCCCACGAGAGCCAGACCCACGGACTGAACCACCTCAGTCTTCCGAAACAACACCACTCCTTCAAGATGATAGTAAAACAAACCAGAATGATGCTGCTGAAGCCTGA
- the SCARB1 gene encoding scavenger receptor class B member 1 isoform X5: protein MWKDVPVPFYLSAFFFEVMNPNEIRLGAKPVVNQRGPYVYREYRFKTNITFHDNGTVSFLEYRRFYFQPDLSHGMEEDYIVVPNILVMGAAVMLETLPQLLKVLISGALAGMGQGAFMNRTVGEIMWGYDDPLIDVLNNFVPGLIPFKGKFGLFVDFNNSNTGMFTVYTGATDINQIHIVDTWNGLKKLNYWQSDECNMINGTSGEMWPPFMTPSSSLEFYSPDACRSMKLVYEQSGVFKGVPTYRFVAPKTLFANGTDYPPNEGFCPCRESGIQNVSTCRMNAPVFISHPHFYNADPVLVEAVDGLHPNKEQHGLFLDVHPVTGIPMNCSIKLQLSLYMKKVSGISQTGQIKPVVLPILWFAESGAIEGSVLKQFYTNLVLIPSVLEYVQYICIGLGVALIVAAVVLEVKRQRNAREKSPREPDPRTEPPQSSETTPLLQDDSKTNQNDAAEA from the exons ATGTGGAAAGACGTTCCTGTTCCTTTTTACCTGTCAGCCTTCTTCTTTGAGGTGATGAATCCAAACGAGATTCGTCTGGGAGCCAAGCCAGTGGTGAATCAGCGTGGGCCTTATGTTTACAG agagtACAGGTTTAAAACCAATATAACGTTCCATGATAATGGTACAGTTTCCTTCCTGGAATACCGGAGGTTTTACTTCCAGCCGGACCTGTCTCACGGGATGGAAGAGGATTACATTGTTGTGCCAAACATCCTTGTGATG GGGGCAGCTGTTATGCTGGAGACGTTACCTCAATTGTTGAAGGTGTTAATAAGTGGCGCACTGGCTGGCATGGGACAGGGCGCTTTTATGAACCGCACCGTGGGAGAGATCATGTGGGGCTATGACGACCCTCTTATAGACGTGCTGAACAATTTTGTCCCTGGTTTGATCCCTTTCAAGGGGAAGTTTGGCTTATTTGTGGAT TTTAACAACTCGAATACAGGAATGTTCACAGTGTATACAGGGGCCACAGACATCAATCAAATCCACATAGTGGATACATGGAATGgattaaaaaag TTGAATTACTGGCAGTCTGATGAGTGTAACATGATCAATGGGACTTCTGGAGAGATGTGGCCTCCTTTCATGACCCCTTCCTCTTCTCTAGAGTTTTATAGTCCTGATGCCTGCCG ATCCATGAAGCTAGTGTATGAGCAGTCTGGAGTATTTAAAGGGGTGCCAACCTATCGATTTGTGGCTCCGAAGACTTTATTTGCCAACGGAACAGATTATCCGCCAAATGAAGGCTTCTGCCCCTGCAGGGAATCTGGAATCCAGAATGTCAGCACCTGTCGAATGA ATGCACCAGTGTTCATATCCCACCCGCACTTCTACAATGCTGACCCTGTATTGGTGGAAGCCGTCGATGGATTACATCCCAATAAGGAGCAGCATGGGCTCTTCCTTGACGTTCATCCG GTCACAGGAATTCCAATGAACTGCTCCATCAAGCTGCAACTGAGTCTGTATATGAAGAAAGTCTCTGGCATAAG TCAAACGGGACAGATCAAGCCAGTTGTCTTGCCTATACTTTGGTTTGCAGAG AGCGGAGCCATTGAAGGTTCAGTCTTAAAGCAGTTCTACACCAACCTGGTACTGATCCCATCTGTGCTGGAGTACGTGCAATATATCTGCATCGGTCTGGGTGTCGCGTTGATTGTTGCTGCCGTTGTACTGGAGGTGAAGAGACAG AGAAACGCCAGAGAGAAGAGCCCACGAGAGCCAGACCCACGGACTGAACCACCTCAGTCTTCCGAAACAACACCACTCCTTCAAGATGATAGTAAAACAAACCAGAATGATGCTGCTGAAGCCTGA